The sequence GTATAGCATAGACATAAAGAAAATTTTGTCTTTTACATTTTCAAAGTAAGCTACACTTGATGTAAAACAATGGctttttgatttgaataaatttaacattcaattcaaaaaaaaaaattttggacgTCTTGGCTCCAAATTTTGGGACATTGTTTTATAGCTTccaagttattatttttaacattaaaagtgtttatggtatttTAAATCTCAGAACCTGAAAATCAAAGGATTACACCTCACTCGAAGTCACCCAAAGGAAAAGGACCATAAGTGATAAAATGGAGTTTTCAAAAAGTGAAGGAGAGTACAAGAAGAGTCGACTTTATAATTGTGTAACTGTTAAAAGTCTATCATGGATTTGCTTATACATAAATTCAATATATGTTACATAAACTAGATATTCCAAAAACTTATGTGGAATTTTTAACCTAAAAGGAGAAATAGTCTTCaattatgtttctcttttagcATAAACAATTAAAACCGAGAATCtgttaaatcaataaaaatatagggttGCTATAGAACCTAAAGTGGCTCTTGAAAATGGTGGCAGTGAAAGTAGGATACTGAAGCAAACAGTGAAGTAAGTGCAACACATGAGTTACTTTTCTATAGATGAGAGCTGAATGATGTGCTtgttcacacaaaaaaaaaagctgaatGATGTGCTGATGTAAGAAGAGTCATGTAAAGGAGACTAACACCTAAGGGAAGTAGGGAACTAAACTCAAAACATGGAAAAGCAAAATTGCACAGAACATCTAACACCATGAAAGAAGCATCTGTGGAACTGAAGAATGCATCATATAAAACACTTTGGGAATGTCAAACCGAAGCATGCAGCAATATCATTGCTCTAGAGTAAGCTATGATCCCTTTCTTTTCACTGTTTGTATATTCATCTACATTAGTGCAACTGGTATCTTGAAGAATgtataatttttcatataaatttctgATGAAATAACAAGAATTCACCTACTAATGAAACATTGAAGATGCTAAGAAACTATCAACACTCTACAATCTTTCTCTCACTACTAAGAAACAAAAGATGATTGAAAACTTCTCTCTAACACATCACAACACAGACCAAAAACCTTTCCCTCTCATCCTTTTTATCACCCCTGTGGAGCAAAACTCCAATTCAAGAACGGTTTCTGCTCCGGCGGGTCCTCCTGCCAGGAGTTGAAATCATAAGAAGGCTGGTACAAGAACTGGGGCACAAAATCTTCACTCTGCAGCAAGTCCATGGAGCCACCACCGAACATGGAAGCATCAAAAGCATTCTCAAACTCCCCCCATTTAGGCTCGCTCTGAACCTCCCGCGCATCCGGTGACACCACGCGACCCCCCGAACTGCTCGAGTCATCCTCTTGCAACGTCGGGTAAGTCGAGTCCGACGCATCGAAAGGCGATGAAGCCGCCGTCATGGTCCTCGGTTTCTCATCAGCAGGGTAGTACTTCTCCATGGTCCCTTTCTTGTTGTAGATTCGACATAACACCCAATCATCAAgctgtaattaaaaaaaaaaaattaataatctaaattattattacattcagacaaacaaaaaaaaaggataagaCAGAACAGAACATACTCGAAGGTTGTTCTTTTTGTTAGCGGAAGCTGATCTGTCGACATTAGCGAGACGATACTCGTGCATGATCCAGTTCGTCTTAATCCCTTTGGGAGCTTTCCCAGCGTAGAACACGAGAGCTTTCTTTATACCCAGCGTCTTCGGTTTACCGATCGGTTTATCAGCTCCGGTGGCTTTCCAATAACCGGTTCCCGCAGCCCGGTTAGGACGCGAACCGTTTGGGTATTTCCGGTCTCGTGGCGAGAAG is a genomic window of Brassica napus cultivar Da-Ae chromosome A2, Da-Ae, whole genome shotgun sequence containing:
- the LOC106380546 gene encoding protein ATAF2: MKAGLNLPAGFRFHPTDEELVQFYLCRKCASEEISAPVIAEIDLYKFNPWELPEMSLYGEKEWYFFSPRDRKYPNGSRPNRAAGTGYWKATGADKPIGKPKTLGIKKALVFYAGKAPKGIKTNWIMHEYRLANVDRSASANKKNNLRLDDWVLCRIYNKKGTMEKYYPADEKPRTMTAASSPFDASDSTYPTLQEDDSSSSGGRVVSPDAREVQSEPKWGEFENAFDASMFGGGSMDLLQSEDFVPQFLYQPSYDFNSWQEDPPEQKPFLNWSFAPQG